Part of the Halomarina litorea genome is shown below.
GAGTTCCAGCCGAAGGGTACGCACGAGCGCCTCGACCGCCCCCTTCGTGGAGGCGTACCCGGAGAGTCCGGGGTGCCCCACCAGTCCCGCTCCGGAACTCACGTTGTGGACGATGCCCTCCCCGCGCTCGCGCATGTGCGGCAGGACCGCACGGATGGTCCGGACGTAGCCGAAGTAGTTCACCTCGAACTCGCGGCGCGTGTCCTCGATGGTCTGCGTGGCGAACGGCGCGAAGGTGAACACCGCCGCGTTGTTGACGAGGACGTCGACGTGTCCCCACTCGTCGAGGACGCCCTCGATTGCAGTCGTCACGTCCCCGTCGACGGTCACGTCGCACTCGAAGAACCGGACCCGCTCCGGGAACCGGTCCCGGAGGGACTGGAGGTTCGCCCCGTCCACGTCGAGGGCGGCCACCCGGTAGCCGTCCTCGAGCAGCGTTCGCAGCATGTGGTAGCCGATACCCTCGTTCGCGCCGGTGAGGACGACGACGCGGCCGTCCTCGGAGTGGTTCATCACCGACGAGATACGACGCGTGAGGATATCAGCCTGTTGACGGGTGTGCCCTCGGATTTCGGAGGTTCTCACTCACGACTCCGCCGTTCGCTCCGAACCGCGCTAGTCCTCGCGGGTCGCGTACGCTCCCCGCTCGGTTGTCCGCGGTTCTCGGACCCTTCGGGTCCTCCGAACCGCGCTAGTCCTCGGTCTTCACCCCACACAGGTTCCCGTCCTCGTCGAAGCGCTTCGCACGCAGGAAGCGCGTCCGGTAGCGGTTCGCCCCCTCGTAGACGTCCGCCTCCCGAATCTCGTCGGTCCGGCCGTCCGCGACGGCGTCGATGATGTCCTCTACCTGCTCTTTCTCGCTCGGCGTGAGTTCGAAGGAGTACTCGCGGGCCTCCTCGCGTTCGAGCGTGGTCCACTTGCGCGCGGCGGCGACGACCAGCGAACACGGTTCGCGGCAGGGGAACTCGCTGTCCCCTCGGGGCGCGTCGAGTTCGTGGTCCTCGTTCAGGTCCCACTGGCGGCGCTTGAGACACTGCGAGTCGACACAGCAGGTCTGGGCGACCCACTCGACGGCCTCGGGGTGGAGTTCGTCGATGATGTCGTAGATGCCCGTCTGGCGCTCTGCGGTCTCCTGCCAGTGGGTCACGTCCAGTTCACCCTCGCGCTCGCGGTGCCAGTTGGCGACCGTCGCAGGGTAGAAGAAGTCCACCGCTCGGACGAGTTCGGCCCCGGAGAGGTCCGGGAACACCCATCCCGACCGGAGCGAAGGGGCGGTCTTCAGCGGGCGGTAGCGCCCGTCCTCGTCCTCCGTGGCGAGGTGGCGGGCGTCGAGAGGGTCGCGGTGCGCGTCGAGGGCCGTCGGGTCGTGGTCCGCGTCGTCCTCGTGGCGCAGGTCGTAGGTGCGGCCGTCGTCCTCGTCCAGCGAGACGGTGACGAGCAGTTCGCCCCACGTCCGCTCGATACCCTCGTGGAGCGCCTCGTATCGCTCGGGCACGGGGTGCTCGTCGGCCATCTCGGCCCACCGGAGGAACGCCCGGCGGTCGGCGGTCCGTTCGGGGACCGACCAGACGTACCAGTTGGAGACGTACTCGTGGTTCGCGGCGGCGGCCTCGCGGAACGCCTCGGCCGAGAGGTCCTCGTGGCGCTCCTCGGGCGTCTCGAAGACGTAGGCGTCGCCGTCGAACGAGACGTGCAGGCCGTCGAGTGCCACGCCGTCGGCGGCCGCCTCGCGCAGCGCCTCGATGTGGGTCGCGCTCATAGTCCACTCGTGGGGCGGACGGGGGTAAAGTCGGTCGCTTCGGGCGAATCGACACGAGTTGACGACGAGGTTATTAGTCCGAGTTCGTAACCGTCGTCCATGGTCCCCGAACGAGGTGTGCGGTAGTGGAGTGGCGGACCGACCGCCGAGCGACGGCACGTGCCGGGACGGCCGTCGTCGTCACCGGTGGGGGCCGGATACGGGCGTACGAACTCTGAGCCGCCTGATTTCGGAGCGGTCCGGGGTCAGTCGCCTGCGACTCGGTCCCCGCGGGTCCGTTCGCGTTCGGCGGGCGACTCGGTCCCGTCCTCGCGGTCCGTCTCGCGGCGCTCCCGGAGTTCCTCGACGCCGTCCAGCGCGCGCTGACGTTCCTCCTTCACCCAGTTCGGGCGCAGGCCGAGGGAGAGTGCAGTGTCGAGTGCCTCCAGCGCGAACTCCCAGAGGCCGCGTTCGTTGTAGAGGAAGCCGAGGTTGTACCACGCGTGGGCCGACCGCGAGTCGAGTTCGACGGCGCGTTCGGCGTGTTCGAGGGGCCGGGAACTGTCGCCCATCGCCCACAGCGCGTACGCGAGGTTCGTCTCGGCGGTGGCGGCGTGTTCGGTGTCGTCGCCGAGGCGGATGGCTTCGAGATACGCGCCGACGGCCTCGTCGTACTCCTCTAGCTGGCCGTGGGCGACGCCCGCGTTCACCCACGCCTCCTGTGCGACGTCGGAGTCCTCGGGGGCGAACCGGACCACCCGCGCGAAGGCGTCCAGCGCCTGCTCGTACTGCTCGATGGCGAAGTACTCGACGCCCACCGCCAGCAGTGCGTCGAGGTCCACGTCCGCCGGGACGACCTGCTCGGGGTCGAGGATGTCGGTGAGAGCGTGGTCGTCGGCCGGGTCCACGAGCACTGGGTCGGTCGGTGTGGATTCGCGGTCGAGGTCGAACCCCTCGTACGGGTCGTCGAACCCTGCACCCTCCGAGAACCGGTGTCTGCGTGGCGTGGACATCAGGCCCGGTACGGGCCGGGTGAGAATAGCGATAGCGGTGGCGTGCGGCGGGTTTGCGGGAACTCGGCACTCAGTCGCCGGCGACGCCGCCCGTCTCCGCCCGCACCCTGTCGATGGCGTCCCCGACATCCGCCCCCGCCTCGGCGGCGCGTTCGAGGATGACGTCGGCCATCAGCGGTTCGGTCCCCACCGCACCGGCGTACCAGATGTTCGTCCCGTCTACCTCTGCTGGTACGTCGTACCCCGTCCGGTAGTCGTCGGTGATGCCCATGTCCTCGGGGATGTCCTCCTGCGTGTGGAACCCGTCGGCGACGAACAGGGGGACGACGACCACGTCGTCGCTCTCGAAGAACTCGGCGACGTCGTCCACCTCGGGGTCCTCGTCCATGAACAGAGCCTCCACCTCGTCGAAGCGGCCCGTCTCGCGGATGCGGTCGGCGTGGTAGTGGATGGCCTTCGCGCTGTTCTCGTTGCGTTCGGTGCCGTGGCCGACGACGGCGAGGCCGAACCCGGGCCCCACGTCCGGGTCGCCGGTGACCGTCTCCGCACGCTGGACGATGACGTCGGCCATCGAGCCGTGCGTGCCGACCGGCCCGCAGTAGTGGACCGTCTTGTCCACGTCTCCCGCCCGCAGGGTGGCGTGACTCGCGCTGGTGCCGTCGGAGTCCCACTCCGAGACGTCCCAGTCGTCGAGGCGGAGTTCGCGCGGGATGACGTCCTCCGTGAAGTACCCCTCCGAGATGAACAGGGGCACGACGAACACCTCGTCGGCTTCGACGGTTCGGAGTACCTCCCGGAAGGACGGCTCCTCCTTCCAGAACGCCTCGCGCACCTCGTCGAACGCG
Proteins encoded:
- a CDS encoding SDR family NAD(P)-dependent oxidoreductase, whose protein sequence is MNHSEDGRVVVLTGANEGIGYHMLRTLLEDGYRVAALDVDGANLQSLRDRFPERVRFFECDVTVDGDVTTAIEGVLDEWGHVDVLVNNAAVFTFAPFATQTIEDTRREFEVNYFGYVRTIRAVLPHMRERGEGIVHNVSSGAGLVGHPGLSGYASTKGAVEALVRTLRLELQHEDVHCTVMHPALSNTRSTARLGYPESLLSDPADVGRNLAKQIESTDGFIAADLKTRLGLALSRRFPSLVRRGTARFVEVSGTTAESLEQRE
- a CDS encoding DR2241 family protein, producing MSATHIEALREAAADGVALDGLHVSFDGDAYVFETPEERHEDLSAEAFREAAAANHEYVSNWYVWSVPERTADRRAFLRWAEMADEHPVPERYEALHEGIERTWGELLVTVSLDEDDGRTYDLRHEDDADHDPTALDAHRDPLDARHLATEDEDGRYRPLKTAPSLRSGWVFPDLSGAELVRAVDFFYPATVANWHREREGELDVTHWQETAERQTGIYDIIDELHPEAVEWVAQTCCVDSQCLKRRQWDLNEDHELDAPRGDSEFPCREPCSLVVAAARKWTTLEREEAREYSFELTPSEKEQVEDIIDAVADGRTDEIREADVYEGANRYRTRFLRAKRFDEDGNLCGVKTED
- a CDS encoding tetratricopeptide repeat protein — protein: MSTPRRHRFSEGAGFDDPYEGFDLDRESTPTDPVLVDPADDHALTDILDPEQVVPADVDLDALLAVGVEYFAIEQYEQALDAFARVVRFAPEDSDVAQEAWVNAGVAHGQLEEYDEAVGAYLEAIRLGDDTEHAATAETNLAYALWAMGDSSRPLEHAERAVELDSRSAHAWYNLGFLYNERGLWEFALEALDTALSLGLRPNWVKEERQRALDGVEELRERRETDREDGTESPAERERTRGDRVAGD
- a CDS encoding CbiX/SirB N-terminal domain-containing protein codes for the protein MSQALVIVAHGSHLNPDSSTPTYDHADTIRASGAFDEVREAFWKEEPSFREVLRTVEADEVFVVPLFISEGYFTEDVIPRELRLDDWDVSEWDSDGTSASHATLRAGDVDKTVHYCGPVGTHGSMADVIVQRAETVTGDPDVGPGFGLAVVGHGTERNENSAKAIHYHADRIRETGRFDEVEALFMDEDPEVDDVAEFFESDDVVVVPLFVADGFHTQEDIPEDMGITDDYRTGYDVPAEVDGTNIWYAGAVGTEPLMADVILERAAEAGADVGDAIDRVRAETGGVAGD